Proteins found in one Gordonia sp. PDNC005 genomic segment:
- the pyrE gene encoding orotate phosphoribosyltransferase yields the protein MSDADRARLAELVTELAVVHGKVTLSSGKEADYYVDLRRATLHNEASRLIGKLMRELTADWDYASVGGLTLGADPVATSIMHADGRPIDTFVVRKAAKTHGMQRRIEGPDIVGKRVLVVEDTSTTGASPSQAVEAAREAGAEVIGVATVVDRATGADQVIGALGVPYRSLLGLADLGLA from the coding sequence ATGTCGGACGCCGACCGTGCCCGCCTCGCCGAACTCGTCACCGAACTCGCCGTCGTCCACGGCAAGGTGACCCTGTCGTCCGGCAAGGAGGCCGACTACTACGTCGACCTGCGTCGCGCGACGCTGCACAACGAGGCGAGCCGCCTCATCGGAAAGCTCATGCGTGAACTGACCGCCGACTGGGACTACGCGTCGGTCGGTGGACTCACACTCGGCGCCGATCCGGTCGCGACATCGATCATGCACGCCGACGGTCGCCCCATCGACACCTTCGTCGTGCGCAAGGCCGCCAAGACGCACGGCATGCAGCGTCGTATCGAGGGCCCGGACATCGTCGGCAAGCGTGTGCTGGTGGTCGAGGACACGTCCACCACTGGCGCCTCGCCGTCGCAGGCTGTCGAAGCGGCACGGGAGGCAGGCGCCGAAGTGATCGGTGTCGCCACCGTCGTCGACCGTGCGACCGGCGCGGACCAGGTTATCGGCGCCCTCGGCGTGCCGTACCGCTCGCTGCTCGGCCTCGCCGACCTCGGCCTTGCCTGA
- a CDS encoding M20 family metallopeptidase, protein MTERRDDALQRLVDSVDVSAIDALTCALIAEPSVNPGGTEESTVTVLADACKAAGFTVEVVDAAQGRPNLFATAQVGGDGPGLMLLGHSDVVPAGPGWTADPFVPRRDGDLIIGRGASDMKGGIASAVAAMSALQRAAEFGLTLSGPVQLVVTVDEEEHGTGVRHLVSRGVDREFAGCIVAEPTRLEVVRGCRGASYFDIEVTGRAAHSGRPSDGVNAIDAAARVIEVIGADQERLAADPDPLLGFGTWNVGTIEGGQGISVVAPSCSLGVDRRLMPGEDVEQIGRDLHSAIRAAGIESDGVTVTVTPTMFLPGFATDADHPLVTAAAEASEGAVGGWTAACDGGFISTALGIPTVVMGPGDINGQAHQPDESVGLSDLADAARAYVRAAVALLGAAE, encoded by the coding sequence ATGACCGAACGACGCGACGACGCTCTGCAGCGGCTCGTCGACAGCGTCGATGTGTCCGCAATCGATGCGCTGACCTGCGCGTTGATCGCCGAGCCGAGCGTCAATCCCGGAGGAACCGAGGAGTCGACGGTCACGGTACTCGCCGACGCGTGCAAGGCCGCCGGGTTCACCGTGGAGGTTGTCGACGCCGCTCAGGGGCGGCCGAACCTCTTCGCGACCGCCCAGGTCGGCGGCGACGGCCCCGGCCTCATGTTGCTCGGGCATTCGGACGTGGTGCCTGCCGGACCGGGATGGACGGCCGATCCGTTCGTCCCGCGACGGGACGGGGATCTGATCATCGGCCGCGGCGCGTCGGACATGAAGGGCGGGATCGCCTCCGCCGTCGCCGCGATGTCCGCTTTGCAACGCGCGGCGGAGTTCGGCCTCACGTTGTCCGGTCCCGTTCAACTCGTGGTGACCGTCGACGAGGAGGAGCACGGTACCGGCGTCCGACATCTCGTCTCCCGCGGCGTCGACCGTGAGTTCGCCGGCTGCATCGTCGCGGAGCCGACGCGTTTGGAGGTGGTCCGCGGGTGCCGCGGGGCGTCGTACTTCGACATCGAGGTGACCGGTCGCGCGGCCCATTCGGGACGCCCCAGCGACGGGGTGAACGCCATCGACGCCGCCGCACGAGTGATCGAGGTGATCGGCGCGGATCAGGAACGGCTCGCCGCGGATCCCGATCCACTGCTCGGATTCGGCACCTGGAATGTGGGGACCATCGAAGGCGGCCAGGGCATCTCGGTGGTTGCACCGTCGTGTTCCCTCGGCGTGGACCGACGCCTGATGCCCGGTGAGGACGTGGAACAGATCGGCCGCGATCTGCACTCGGCGATCCGCGCCGCCGGAATCGAGTCCGACGGAGTGACGGTGACCGTGACGCCCACGATGTTCCTTCCCGGGTTCGCCACCGATGCCGACCACCCGCTGGTCACAGCCGCCGCGGAAGCGAGCGAAGGCGCGGTCGGCGGATGGACCGCGGCCTGCGACGGCGGATTCATCAGCACCGCGCTCGGCATCCCGACAGTGGTGATGGGTCCCGGCGACATCAACGGCCAGGCGCACCAGCCAGACGAATCCGTCGGACTGTCCGATCTCGCCGACGCCGCACGCGCGTACGTCCGCGCCGCGGTCGCTCTGCTGGGAGCGGCCGAGTAG
- a CDS encoding PPOX class F420-dependent oxidoreductase produces the protein MSETVGTIAESTYVMLTTYRKNGAAVASPLWAARDGDDLVMWTVGDSWKVKRLRRDNRVLVQACDARGKKTSGPEVAGVGEVIDDSSRAADLIVKKYGILGRLTVWGSRLRRGSDATVEIRVRDVV, from the coding sequence ATGAGCGAAACAGTGGGCACGATCGCCGAATCCACCTACGTCATGCTGACGACCTACCGGAAGAACGGTGCAGCGGTCGCGTCGCCGCTGTGGGCGGCGCGCGACGGCGACGACCTCGTGATGTGGACGGTAGGCGACTCGTGGAAGGTCAAACGTCTGCGCCGTGACAATCGGGTGCTTGTGCAGGCCTGCGACGCCCGTGGGAAGAAGACGTCGGGTCCGGAGGTGGCGGGCGTCGGTGAGGTGATCGACGATTCGTCGCGCGCCGCTGACCTGATCGTCAAGAAGTACGGGATCCTCGGGCGTCTCACGGTGTGGGGTTCGAGGCTTCGCCGCGGGTCGGATGCGACGGTGGAGATCCGCGTCCGCGACGTGGTTTGA
- a CDS encoding response regulator, which translates to MSAGHVLVVDDEPQLLRALRINLRARGLEVTTASNGAGALEAAAKASPDVIILDLGLPDMDGFTVLHGLRGWSTVPVIVLSARTDAADKVTALDAGADDYVTKPFGMEELLARLRAAIRRGASAAPAPSPVVDAGSIQVDLAGTRVLRDGEQVRLTPTEWGVLELLVRADGNLVSQREILGAVWGPTYVNQTNYLRVYLAGLRRKLEDDPSNPRHLITEAGMGYRFLR; encoded by the coding sequence ATGTCCGCCGGACATGTGCTTGTGGTCGACGACGAGCCGCAACTGCTGAGGGCTCTGCGAATCAACCTGCGGGCCAGAGGACTCGAGGTGACGACCGCGTCGAACGGGGCCGGAGCGCTGGAAGCCGCGGCCAAGGCGTCGCCGGACGTCATCATTCTCGACCTCGGGTTGCCCGACATGGACGGGTTCACGGTCCTGCACGGTCTGCGGGGGTGGAGCACTGTTCCGGTGATCGTGCTGTCCGCGCGGACCGACGCCGCAGACAAGGTCACCGCCCTCGACGCCGGAGCCGACGACTATGTGACGAAGCCGTTCGGCATGGAGGAACTGCTCGCACGTCTCCGTGCCGCGATCCGACGGGGTGCGTCGGCCGCGCCTGCTCCGTCGCCGGTGGTGGATGCGGGGTCGATCCAGGTGGACCTGGCGGGGACCCGAGTGCTGCGCGACGGTGAACAGGTGCGCCTCACGCCGACCGAGTGGGGGGTCCTCGAACTGCTCGTCCGGGCCGACGGAAATCTCGTCAGCCAGCGCGAGATCCTCGGCGCAGTGTGGGGACCGACCTATGTGAACCAGACCAACTACCTACGCGTGTACCTCGCCGGGCTGCGCCGCAAGCTCGAGGACGACCCGTCCAATCCCCGCCACCTCATCACCGAGGCGGGCATGGGTTACCGCTTCCTCCGCTGA
- a CDS encoding sensor histidine kinase KdpD, whose translation MTAKTRGQLEVFLGCAPGVGKTYEMLATARGLRDEGVDVVVGIVETHGRAATASMVDGLEMIPRISVDYRGTTLDEMDLAAVLERRPAVVLVDELAHTNAPGLANTKRWEDIDVLLDAGIDVLSTVNIQHLESLNDVVAQITGITQHETVPDAVVRAADQIELVDIEPRALRQRLSAGKVYDAARIDDALGNFFRQGNLTALRELALLWLADRVDEKLAVYRSANAITDTWEARERVVVAVTGGPESSTLVRRASRIASRSSAELLVAHVVRGDGLADSGSGDLTGLRTLAKDLGARVHTVVGDDVASTLLDFARATNATQLVLGTSRRSRWSRMFDEGVGARVVHDSGRIDVHMVTHDEAKPRNPFDIRETRFHRPLSWVFALVVPAVVTGIVYAADTWLGFASESSLFFVGVLAVAMLGGVAPAALSAIASGLLLNFFFADPRLTFTIAEPDNVITLAVMLLIAIAVAALVDSATVRRVQAQRASRDAELLALFSGAVLDGAGVADLLERVRGTYLQTAVWIENDAGIVASVGGEPTDHPDTVCPAYDGAYRLNLAGSSIDARDRQVLTAVANQVASAAERDRLAAEAALADEVARTDELRRALLSAVSHDLRTPLAAAKASASSLRSADVTFSAEDTAELLATVDESLDQLSALVGNLLDSSRLAAGVVRPQLRPTFLAEVIHRATAAVALRDPAAVDIPVVIDQAWAVTDAGLLERALANLVDNALRHGSRDVEIRSEVAVDDNGDPRCLISVIDHGDGIPTDEVNRVFVPFHQYGDQNRNTSGVGLGLSVASGFVTAVGGTLSVTTTPGGGATMVVDLPVGEGS comes from the coding sequence ATGACCGCCAAAACTCGAGGCCAGCTCGAGGTGTTCCTCGGGTGCGCCCCCGGCGTCGGAAAGACGTACGAGATGCTGGCGACGGCCCGGGGCCTTCGCGACGAGGGCGTCGACGTGGTGGTCGGCATCGTCGAGACGCACGGTCGGGCCGCCACCGCGTCAATGGTCGACGGTCTTGAGATGATCCCGCGCATCAGCGTCGACTATCGCGGGACCACCCTCGACGAGATGGACCTCGCTGCCGTCCTCGAACGGCGTCCGGCGGTGGTGCTCGTCGACGAACTCGCGCACACCAATGCTCCGGGCCTGGCCAATACCAAGCGGTGGGAGGACATCGACGTCTTGCTCGATGCGGGGATCGACGTCCTCTCGACAGTCAACATCCAGCACCTCGAGAGCCTGAACGACGTCGTCGCCCAGATCACCGGGATCACTCAGCACGAGACGGTGCCGGACGCCGTCGTCCGAGCCGCCGATCAGATCGAACTCGTCGACATCGAGCCCCGCGCTCTCCGTCAACGACTGTCCGCGGGCAAGGTGTACGACGCCGCTCGAATCGACGACGCCCTCGGCAACTTCTTCCGGCAGGGCAATCTGACGGCCCTGCGGGAGTTGGCGCTGTTGTGGCTGGCCGACCGGGTGGACGAGAAACTCGCCGTGTACCGATCGGCCAACGCCATCACCGACACGTGGGAGGCCCGCGAGCGGGTGGTCGTCGCCGTGACCGGCGGACCCGAGAGCAGCACGTTGGTCCGGCGCGCGAGCCGGATCGCGTCGCGGTCGAGTGCGGAACTCCTGGTGGCGCATGTCGTGCGAGGTGATGGACTCGCCGACAGTGGATCCGGTGATCTCACTGGGCTGCGGACACTCGCCAAAGACCTCGGAGCGAGGGTGCACACCGTGGTCGGCGACGATGTCGCGTCGACTCTCCTCGATTTCGCGCGCGCCACCAACGCGACACAACTGGTACTCGGCACGTCGCGCCGGTCGCGGTGGAGTCGGATGTTCGATGAGGGTGTCGGGGCACGGGTGGTGCACGACAGCGGACGCATCGACGTGCACATGGTGACACACGACGAAGCCAAACCGCGCAATCCCTTCGACATCCGCGAAACCAGGTTTCACCGTCCGCTGAGCTGGGTGTTCGCGCTGGTCGTTCCGGCCGTTGTCACCGGCATCGTTTATGCGGCCGATACGTGGCTCGGATTCGCAAGCGAGTCGTCGTTGTTCTTCGTTGGTGTGCTCGCCGTCGCGATGCTCGGCGGCGTGGCGCCTGCGGCACTGTCGGCTATAGCGTCCGGGCTGCTGCTCAACTTCTTCTTCGCCGATCCTCGCCTGACGTTCACGATCGCCGAACCCGACAACGTGATCACTCTCGCGGTGATGCTCCTGATCGCGATCGCCGTCGCCGCCCTCGTCGATTCGGCGACCGTCCGTCGTGTCCAGGCCCAGCGGGCGAGCCGTGATGCGGAGCTGCTGGCGCTGTTCTCCGGTGCAGTGCTCGACGGTGCGGGGGTCGCAGACCTGCTTGAGCGCGTGAGGGGGACATATCTGCAGACAGCGGTGTGGATCGAGAACGACGCAGGGATCGTCGCGTCCGTCGGAGGCGAGCCGACCGATCATCCTGACACCGTGTGCCCGGCGTACGACGGTGCGTACCGGCTCAACCTGGCCGGCTCGTCGATCGACGCCCGCGACCGACAGGTCTTGACGGCGGTCGCGAACCAGGTGGCCTCCGCCGCCGAACGCGACCGGCTGGCGGCAGAGGCTGCACTCGCCGACGAGGTGGCGCGTACCGACGAACTGCGGCGTGCGCTGCTGTCCGCAGTCAGTCACGACCTCCGGACCCCGTTGGCGGCCGCCAAAGCGTCCGCGTCGAGTCTGCGCAGCGCAGACGTGACGTTCTCGGCGGAGGACACCGCCGAACTCCTCGCGACCGTCGACGAGTCGCTCGACCAGCTGTCTGCGCTGGTCGGAAACCTGCTCGACTCGTCGCGGCTCGCGGCGGGCGTGGTCCGGCCGCAGCTGCGGCCCACTTTCCTCGCCGAGGTGATCCATCGCGCCACTGCAGCGGTCGCACTGCGCGACCCGGCGGCGGTCGACATTCCCGTCGTCATCGACCAGGCGTGGGCCGTCACCGACGCGGGACTACTCGAACGGGCGCTCGCGAATCTTGTCGACAACGCACTCCGTCACGGATCGCGTGACGTCGAGATCCGCTCCGAAGTCGCCGTCGACGACAACGGCGACCCGCGCTGCTTGATCAGTGTGATCGACCACGGTGACGGCATCCCGACCGACGAGGTGAACCGCGTGTTCGTGCCGTTCCATCAATACGGCGACCAGAACCGCAACACCTCGGGTGTGGGACTGGGGTTGTCCGTCGCGAGCGGGTTCGTCACCGCAGTCGGGGGCACGCTGTCGGTCACGACCACGCCAGGCGGGGGTGCGACGATGGTCGTGGATCTGCCCGTCGGAGAGGGGTCGTGA
- a CDS encoding potassium-transporting ATPase subunit C, whose amino-acid sequence MKNLLTGLARQFVVGLIVLGGLTLVVGVAYPAAVWAVSRINSDGAEGSQIHDAKGCVVGSELLGVDQHGAPGQPDKYLHARFAGGIDDPTAAADPASSGASNLGPNNTDLVAIINARRAAVAEREGVRPDQVPADAVTRSGSSLDPGISPAYADLQAPRIARATGLPIERVRQIISDNTDGRQLGFLGEPTVNVARVNVALGLTGPGCR is encoded by the coding sequence ATGAAGAACCTCCTGACAGGACTCGCACGACAGTTCGTCGTCGGCCTCATCGTGCTCGGCGGACTCACGCTCGTCGTCGGCGTCGCCTACCCGGCGGCTGTCTGGGCGGTGTCCCGGATCAACTCCGACGGCGCCGAAGGCTCACAGATCCACGATGCGAAGGGTTGCGTCGTCGGATCGGAGCTGCTCGGTGTCGACCAGCATGGGGCGCCGGGGCAGCCGGACAAGTACCTGCACGCACGCTTCGCAGGTGGCATCGACGACCCGACGGCCGCGGCGGATCCGGCGTCGTCGGGTGCGAGCAACCTCGGTCCGAACAACACCGATCTCGTCGCGATCATCAACGCACGACGCGCCGCAGTCGCCGAGCGAGAAGGAGTCCGACCCGATCAGGTGCCGGCCGACGCCGTCACCCGATCCGGTTCGAGCCTCGACCCGGGCATCTCGCCCGCCTATGCCGACCTGCAGGCGCCACGCATCGCGCGGGCCACCGGCCTGCCGATCGAACGAGTGCGGCAGATCATCAGCGACAACACCGACGGCCGCCAACTCGGATTCCTCGGCGAACCGACTGTTAATGTCGCGCGCGTCAACGTCGCGCTGGGTCTGACCGGGCCCGGCTGTCGATAA
- the kdpB gene encoding potassium-transporting ATPase subunit KdpB — protein MTLQTELAPIPEADNELVTSGAFDAKQLVASLPQAVRKLNPRDQARSPVMFVVFIGAIITTALAIWHPSVFAWVVTAWLWFTVLFAGLAEAVAEGRGRAQADSLRKVKRDTVARVIGDDGSITSVPGSELTVGMRIVVEAGEVIAGDGDVVEGIATVDESAITGESAPVVRESGGDRCAVTGGTVVLSDRIVVRIITEPGQTFVDRMIALVEGAARKKTPNEIALDILLTALTIIFLLAVVAVGPMQQFAGEAADPIKLIALLVCLIPTTIGALVSSIGIAGMDRLVQRNVLAMSGRAVEAAGDVDTLLMDKTGTITFGNRRATAFHPARGVSADELAAVARLCSLSDETPEGRSIVDLADSFGARTARVEGPTGTAVPFTAQTRMSGVDLDGVQYRKGAADSVRAWIGADATDVDSIVDDIAKRGGTPLVVAAGPRVLGVVELSDVVKPGMAERFAQLRAMGIRTVMVTGDNPLTAAAIAEQAGVDDFVAQATPEDKLELIRREQAAGRLVAMTGDGTNDAPALAQADVGLAMNTGTSAAKEAGNMVDLDSDPTKLIEVVGIGKQLLITRGALTTFSLANDLAKYFAILPALFSTVYPQLDALNVMHLHSAQSAIVSAVVFNALVIVALIPLSLRGVTYRAVSPARLLRRNLLIYGVGGVITPFIGIWLIDLLVRLLPGMG, from the coding sequence ATGACGCTCCAGACAGAACTCGCTCCGATACCGGAGGCGGACAACGAACTCGTCACCAGCGGTGCGTTCGACGCGAAGCAGCTGGTCGCGTCGCTGCCACAAGCCGTCCGGAAGCTGAACCCGCGCGATCAGGCCCGCAGCCCGGTGATGTTCGTCGTGTTCATCGGCGCGATCATCACCACCGCGCTCGCGATCTGGCACCCCTCGGTGTTCGCGTGGGTAGTCACGGCTTGGCTCTGGTTCACCGTTCTGTTCGCAGGTCTCGCCGAAGCCGTTGCCGAGGGACGCGGTAGGGCTCAGGCCGACAGTCTCCGAAAGGTCAAGCGCGACACCGTGGCTCGCGTGATCGGCGACGACGGCTCGATCACCTCGGTCCCGGGCTCCGAGCTCACGGTCGGAATGCGGATCGTGGTTGAGGCAGGAGAAGTGATCGCGGGAGACGGCGACGTCGTCGAAGGCATCGCGACAGTCGACGAATCGGCGATCACCGGAGAGTCGGCACCCGTCGTACGCGAATCGGGAGGCGATCGCTGCGCCGTCACTGGAGGCACCGTGGTGCTGTCCGACCGGATCGTCGTGCGCATCATCACCGAACCGGGGCAGACATTCGTCGACCGGATGATCGCGCTCGTCGAAGGCGCCGCGCGCAAGAAGACACCGAACGAGATCGCCCTCGACATCCTCCTCACCGCTCTCACCATCATCTTCCTGCTCGCCGTCGTGGCTGTTGGACCGATGCAGCAGTTCGCAGGCGAAGCGGCCGACCCGATCAAACTGATCGCGCTCCTGGTCTGCCTCATCCCGACGACGATCGGCGCGTTGGTCTCCTCGATCGGCATCGCCGGAATGGATCGACTCGTCCAGCGCAACGTGCTGGCGATGTCCGGACGCGCTGTCGAGGCGGCGGGCGACGTCGACACGTTGCTCATGGACAAGACCGGAACCATCACGTTCGGAAACCGTCGCGCCACCGCGTTCCATCCCGCACGGGGTGTCTCCGCAGACGAACTCGCCGCCGTCGCTCGGCTCTGCAGTCTCTCCGACGAGACCCCCGAGGGCCGAAGCATCGTCGATCTCGCGGACTCTTTCGGTGCCCGCACTGCGCGAGTCGAAGGACCGACCGGCACCGCGGTCCCGTTCACCGCGCAGACTCGCATGAGCGGAGTCGATCTCGACGGTGTGCAGTACCGAAAGGGCGCCGCGGACTCGGTCCGCGCCTGGATCGGGGCGGACGCCACCGACGTCGACTCCATCGTCGACGACATCGCCAAACGCGGAGGCACACCGCTGGTGGTTGCGGCTGGGCCGCGAGTTCTCGGGGTCGTCGAGTTGTCGGATGTGGTCAAGCCGGGAATGGCGGAACGTTTCGCACAGTTGCGCGCCATGGGCATCCGGACCGTCATGGTCACCGGTGACAATCCGTTGACCGCGGCGGCGATCGCCGAGCAGGCAGGCGTCGACGACTTCGTCGCACAGGCGACACCGGAAGACAAGCTCGAGCTCATCCGCCGCGAGCAGGCGGCAGGACGCCTGGTCGCCATGACCGGTGACGGCACCAACGACGCACCCGCCCTCGCGCAGGCCGACGTCGGGCTCGCGATGAACACGGGAACGTCGGCGGCGAAAGAGGCCGGCAACATGGTCGACCTCGACTCCGATCCCACCAAGCTCATCGAGGTGGTCGGCATCGGCAAGCAGCTGCTCATCACCCGAGGTGCGTTGACGACGTTCTCGCTGGCCAACGATCTCGCGAAGTACTTCGCAATCCTGCCTGCGCTGTTCTCGACGGTGTATCCGCAGCTCGACGCACTCAACGTGATGCACTTGCACTCCGCGCAGTCGGCGATCGTGTCGGCAGTCGTGTTCAACGCGCTGGTGATCGTCGCGCTGATCCCGCTGTCGTTGCGGGGCGTCACTTACCGAGCAGTGTCGCCGGCACGACTGCTGCGTCGAAATCTGCTGATCTACGGCGTCGGCGGTGTGATCACACCGTTCATCGGCATCTGGCTCATCGACCTGCTGGTCCGCCTTCTACCCGGAATGGGATGA
- the kdpA gene encoding potassium-transporting ATPase subunit KdpA, with the protein MNSTLAGVLTLVFILLVLAAVYIPLGDYMARVYSSTKDLAVERLLYRVGGVDPRSGQTWRGYALSVVGFSAASLLVLYALQRLQGVLPWSDGKPGMSPTVAFNTAISFVANTNWQSYTPESTISNLTQMLGLAVQNFLSAAVGMAVAVALIRGIVARKTGHLGNFWVDLVRGTIRILLPLAAIVAVIFVLQGAVQSWRTGFDFTMLDGTNGHAPVGPFASQEAIKLVGTNGGGTYGANSAHPFSNPTPLTNVVQILAILIIPVCLTRTYGTLVGDRKQGLTLLGVMATIWGAMLAIVWTFEARTDGLATRAAGAALEGKELRFDIPGSALFAVSTTGTSTGAVNAAHDSFSAAGGGALIWNMLLGEVAPGGVGSGLYGLLVLAIITVFVGGLLVGRSPEFRGKRIGQHEITLAALYVLVMPALVLLGVSITVLLSSTTGFLSNDGPHGFSEILYAYASAANNNGSAFGGITVTSDWFQISLGLAMLFGRLLPIVVVLALAGRLAGQSPKETDPATALPSRGILYGALLLGTTLLVAGLTFFPAMALGPIAEALS; encoded by the coding sequence GTGAACTCCACCCTCGCCGGCGTACTCACGCTGGTCTTCATTCTTCTCGTCCTGGCCGCGGTCTACATTCCGCTGGGCGACTACATGGCGCGCGTCTACTCCTCGACGAAGGACCTCGCCGTCGAACGCCTTCTCTACCGAGTCGGCGGCGTGGACCCGCGATCCGGTCAGACGTGGCGCGGCTACGCGCTCAGCGTGGTCGGATTCTCTGCGGCGTCGCTCCTGGTGCTCTACGCCCTGCAGCGGTTGCAGGGTGTGCTGCCGTGGTCGGACGGCAAACCAGGCATGTCGCCGACAGTCGCCTTCAACACGGCGATCTCGTTCGTGGCCAACACGAACTGGCAGTCGTACACACCCGAGTCCACGATCAGCAATCTCACGCAGATGCTCGGCTTAGCGGTGCAGAACTTCCTGTCGGCGGCCGTCGGCATGGCAGTCGCGGTCGCATTGATCCGCGGCATCGTCGCACGTAAGACTGGACATCTCGGGAACTTCTGGGTCGACCTCGTTCGGGGCACGATCCGAATCCTGCTGCCCCTCGCCGCGATCGTCGCAGTGATCTTCGTCCTGCAGGGCGCCGTGCAGTCGTGGCGCACCGGCTTCGACTTCACGATGCTCGACGGCACGAACGGACACGCTCCCGTGGGCCCGTTCGCATCCCAAGAGGCGATCAAACTCGTCGGGACCAACGGCGGTGGAACATACGGCGCCAACTCGGCGCACCCGTTCTCCAACCCGACACCGTTGACCAACGTGGTGCAGATCCTCGCGATCCTGATCATCCCCGTATGCCTCACCCGCACGTACGGCACGCTCGTCGGCGACCGGAAGCAGGGCCTCACCCTGCTCGGCGTGATGGCCACGATCTGGGGCGCGATGCTCGCGATCGTCTGGACCTTCGAGGCTCGCACCGACGGTCTCGCGACCCGCGCGGCCGGTGCAGCGCTCGAAGGCAAGGAACTGCGGTTCGACATTCCCGGATCCGCGCTCTTCGCGGTGTCGACGACGGGTACATCGACCGGAGCGGTGAATGCTGCGCACGACAGCTTCTCCGCCGCCGGCGGTGGCGCGCTGATCTGGAACATGCTGCTCGGCGAAGTGGCGCCCGGCGGTGTCGGTTCCGGGCTGTACGGCCTGCTGGTCCTCGCGATCATCACCGTCTTCGTCGGCGGTCTCCTCGTCGGGCGCTCACCGGAGTTCCGCGGCAAACGCATCGGACAGCACGAGATCACCCTCGCCGCACTGTATGTGCTGGTGATGCCTGCACTCGTTCTGCTCGGAGTGTCGATCACCGTACTTCTCAGCTCCACCACCGGCTTCCTCAGCAACGACGGCCCGCACGGGTTCAGCGAGATCCTGTACGCCTATGCGTCCGCAGCCAACAACAACGGCAGCGCGTTCGGCGGCATCACCGTCACGAGCGACTGGTTCCAGATATCGCTCGGTCTGGCGATGCTGTTCGGCCGCCTGCTGCCGATCGTCGTAGTACTCGCGTTGGCTGGCCGTCTTGCAGGTCAGTCCCCGAAGGAGACCGACCCGGCGACTGCCCTGCCGAGCCGCGGGATCCTCTACGGCGCACTACTTCTCGGGACCACGCTGCTCGTCGCAGGTCTCACCTTCTTCCCAGCGATGGCGCTGGGACCGATCGCGGAGGCGCTCTCATGA
- the kdpF gene encoding K(+)-transporting ATPase subunit F, protein MTGAGTVAVILTIIAVAVVGYLIAALLYPERF, encoded by the coding sequence ATGACCGGCGCGGGCACGGTGGCCGTGATCCTCACGATCATCGCCGTTGCCGTCGTCGGCTACCTGATCGCTGCTCTGCTCTATCCGGAGAGGTTCTGA
- a CDS encoding ABC transporter permease, whose amino-acid sequence MSAPIRPRILGATAVRVLRQLRADPRTIALVLVVPILLMTLLYFMYSGQSRPPGVPDPFQRVGVVMLGILPFVTMFLITSIAMLRERRSGTLERLLTTPIGKLDLLGGYGVAFSVVAAVQAVLASSVAFGLLGLEAEGSVAWVIVIAMLDAMLGVALGLLCSAFAQTEFQAVQFLPVVVIPQLFLCGLFVPRDQLPGWMEVLSDVMPLTYAVQALQEVASNSSTTALMWRDMAIVAACIVVALALAAATLRRRTP is encoded by the coding sequence GTGAGCGCGCCGATTCGCCCGCGGATTCTCGGGGCGACGGCAGTGCGGGTGCTCCGCCAACTGCGGGCCGACCCGCGGACCATCGCGCTGGTCCTCGTGGTGCCGATTCTGCTCATGACGCTGCTGTACTTCATGTACTCCGGTCAGTCGAGGCCGCCGGGAGTTCCCGACCCGTTCCAGCGAGTCGGTGTTGTCATGCTCGGGATTCTGCCGTTCGTCACGATGTTCCTGATCACGTCCATCGCGATGCTCCGCGAACGTCGATCCGGCACCCTCGAACGACTCCTCACCACGCCGATCGGAAAGCTTGATCTCCTCGGCGGTTACGGCGTCGCGTTCTCCGTAGTCGCCGCGGTCCAAGCCGTGCTGGCGTCGTCCGTGGCGTTCGGGCTGCTCGGCCTCGAAGCGGAGGGCTCGGTCGCGTGGGTGATCGTGATCGCCATGCTCGACGCGATGCTCGGCGTTGCGCTTGGACTTCTGTGCAGTGCGTTCGCGCAGACCGAGTTCCAGGCGGTGCAGTTCCTACCGGTCGTGGTGATCCCTCAGCTGTTCCTCTGTGGACTGTTCGTCCCGCGTGATCAGTTGCCGGGCTGGATGGAGGTGCTCTCAGACGTCATGCCGCTCACGTACGCGGTCCAGGCGCTCCAGGAGGTCGCATCGAACTCGAGCACAACCGCGCTGATGTGGCGGGACATGGCGATCGTTGCCGCATGCATCGTCGTCGCGCTGGCGCTCGCCGCGGCGACGCTGCGCCGTCGGACGCCCTAG